The following are from one region of the Silene latifolia isolate original U9 population chromosome 9, ASM4854445v1, whole genome shotgun sequence genome:
- the LOC141598919 gene encoding uncharacterized protein LOC141598919 — translation MLNGEGGMRKKRRMHEFEGRKLPCGVTREYGKFRVQIWHSVLKKYVSCGAYSTCEEAAVVADRKMTELRELYGGKPRGSSECEDEDMILQETQSETEEAALVVKNKKAEFEEMLKGVDGLREKRRKHEFEGRKKRPCGVRRENGKFRVRIWHPVLKRDVSFGTYSTCEEAAVVAVRKRTELWELYGGKPRGSSECEDDDKVLQETESETEEAALVVKNKKAEFEGMLKGVDGLREKRRKHEFEGRKKRPFGVRRENEKFRVRFWHPVLKRDVSFGTYSTCEEAAVVADRKRAELRELYGGKPRGGSECEDDDKVLQETESESEEAALVVKTKKAEFEGTLKGVDGLREKRRRHEFEGRKLPCGLRRENGKFRVRFWHPVLKRDVSFGTYSTYEEAAVIADRKRAELRELYGGKPTGSSECEVDDKVLQETESETEEAALVADRKTADLEEVYGGKVRGSSECEDGDEILQEIESKVAGKFEYANEQTSGLKLPAGVRRVRSGKRVARFKYPGSWARIWLGTSDTAEEAIQSYDKNVAVQMGYDGLNNVENDDKPNCGVVDVPDKLECEFVQGFPTSNIEPGTTNSACVRHKIVIDKTSQRKTTCCLDFDEAVSAGFINEYGQLVGKYRELDEQLFLGLTDENFAAS, via the coding sequence ATGTTAAATGGGGAGGGTGGTATGAGGAAGAAAAGGCGTATGCATGAGTTTGAAGGGAGGAAGCTACCTTGTGGTGTTACAAGGGAATATGGAAAGTTTCGTGTGCAGATTTGGCACTCTGTGTTGAAGAAATATGTTTCTTGTGGTGCTTACAGTACATGTGAAGAGGCGGCTGTTGTTGCTGACAGGAAAATGACTGAGTTGCGGGAATTGTATGGGGGGAAGCCGAGGGGTAGTAGTGAGTGTGAAGACGAGGATATGATCTTACAGGAAACTCAGAGTGAGACTGAGGAGGCTGCCCTTGTTGTGAAAAATAAGAAAGCGGAGTTTGAGGAGATGTTAAAGGGCGTGGATGGTTTGAGGGAGAAAAGACGTAAGCATGAGTTTGAAGGGAGGAAGAAAAGACCTTGTGGTGTAAGAAGGGAAAATGGAAAGTTTCGTGTGCGGATTTGGCACCCTGTGTTGAAGAGAGATGTTTCTTTTGGTACTTACAGTACTTGTGAAGAGGCGGCTGTGGTTGCTGTCAGGAAAAGGACTGAGTTGTGGGAATTGTATGGGGGGAAGCCGAGGGGTAGTAGTGAGTGTGAAGACGATGATAAGGTCTTACAAGAAACTGAGAGTGAGACTGAGGAGGCTGCCCTTGTTGTGAAAAATAAGAAAGCGGAGTTTGAGGGGATGTTAAAGGGCGTGGATGGTTTGAGAGAGAAAAGACGTAAGCATGAGTTTGAAGGGAGGAAGAAAAGACCTTTCGGTGTAAGAAGGGAAAATGAAAAGTTTCGTGTGCGGTTTTGGCACCCTGTGTTGAAGAGAGATGTTTCTTTTGGTACCTACAGTACTTGTGAGGAGGCGGCTGTTGTTGCTGACAGGAAAAGGGCTGAGTTAAGGGAATTATATGGGGGGAAGCCGAGGGGTGGCAGTGAGTGTGAAGACGATGATAAGGTCTTACAGGAAACGGAGAGTGAGTCTGAGGAGGCTGCCCTTGTTGTGAAAACTAAGAAGGCGGAGTTTGAGGGGACGTTAAAGGGCGTGGATGGTTTGAGGGAGAAAAGACGTAGGCATGAGTTTGAAGGGAGGAAGCTACCTTGTGGTCTAAGAAGGGAAAATGGAAAGTTTCGTGTGCGGTTTTGGCACCCTGTGTTGAAGAGAGATGTTTCTTTTGGTACTTACAGTACTTATGAGGAGGCGGCTGTTATTGCTGACAGGAAAAGGGCTGAGTTAAGGGAATTATATGGGGGGAAGCCAACCGGTAGTAGTGAGTGTGAAGTCGATGATAAGGTCTTACAAGAAACTGAGAGTGAGACTGAGGAGGCTGCTCTTGTTGCAGACAGGAAAACGGCTGATTTAGAAGAAGTGTATGGGGGGAAAGTGAGAGGTAGTAGTGAGTGTGAAGACGGTGATGAGATCTTACAGGAAATTGAGAGTAAGGTTGCTGGCAAATTTGAATACGCGAATGAGCAGACTAGTGGTCTAAAGTTGCCGGCTGGTGTGAGGAGAGTAAGATCTGGTAAACGGGTTGCTAGGTTCAAATATCCAGGATCATGGGCTAGAATATGGTTAGGGACTTCCGATACTGCTGAAGAGGCTATTCAATCTTATGACAAAAATGTAGCTGTTCAGATGGGTTATGATGGCTTGAACAACGTTGAAAACGATGATAAGCCTAACTGTGGGGTTGTTGATGTTCCTGATAAGCTGGAGTGCGAGTTTGTTCAAGGATTTCCTACTTCAAATATTGAGCCAGGGACGACAAACAGTGCATGTGTCCGTCACAAAATAGTGATTGACAAAACGAGTCAGAGGAAAACAACTTGCTGTTTGGACTTTGATGAAGCAGTGAGTGCTGGTTTCATCAATGAATATGGACAGTTAGTGGGTAAATATCGCGAATTGGATGAACAGCTGTTCTTGGGATTGACTGATGAAAATTTTGCGGCTAGTTGA
- the LOC141598920 gene encoding uncharacterized protein LOC141598920 yields the protein MDYKTIMAEFKDANGVSAAKRKHFVGVSKKGNSWQAIIRDPKLKIEVYLGYYSTPEEAAFVVKKKKAEFEEKLKGEDGLREKRRGSAFQETESEGAALVVKKKKAEFEEKFKGDDGLRMKRCGNAFQETETEEANVVADRKRAELREVCGGKVRGSGECEDDNEVLLECESEVTGNFECSDEQTSDVNVPATAEEAIRSYEKRRAVQMGSDGLNNVEISDKPNSGVVDVPGKLECEFVQGSPTSNIKPGTSNSGCVKRVIGKMSQRKTTCSLDFDEAVRAGFINEYGQLVGKFCELDEQMCLGLTDENFAAS from the coding sequence ATGGATTATAAGACGATAATGGCGGAGTTTAAGGATGCCAACGGTGTTTCGGCGGCGAAAAGGAAGCATTTTGTGGGGGTTAGTAAAAAGGGAAATAGCTGGCAGGCGATAATCCGAGATCCGAAACTCAAGATTGAAGTTTATTTGGGTTATTACAGTACCCCTGAGGAAGCTGCCTTTGTTGTGAAAAAGAAGAAGGCGGAGTTTGAGGAGAAGTTAAAGGGCGAAGATGGTTTAAGGGAGAAAAGACGTGGGAGCGCGTTTCAGGAAACTGAGAGTGAGGGGGCTGCCCTTGTTGTGAAAAAGAAGAAAGCGGAGTTTGAGGAGAAGTTTAAGGGTGATGATGGTTTAAGGATGAAAAGATGTGGGAACGCGTTTCAGGAAACTGAGACTGAggaggctaatgttgttgcagacaGGAAAAGGGCTGAGTTACGAGAAGTATGTGGGGGGAAAGTGAGGGGTAGTGGTGAGTGTGAAGACGATAATGAGGTTTTACTGGAATGTGAGAGCGAGGTTACTGGTAATTTTGAATGCTCAGACGAGCAGACTAGTGATGTGAATGTGCCGGCTACTGCTGAAGAGGCTATTAGATCTTATGAGAAAAGGAGAGCTGTTCAGATGGGTTCTGATGGCTTGAACAACGTTGAAATCAGTGATAAGCCTAACTCTGGGGTTGTTGATGTTCCTGGTAAGCTGGAATGCGAGTTTGTTCAAGGATCTCCTACTTCAAATATTAAGCCAGGGACGTCAAACAGCGGATGTGTCAAAAGAGTGATTGGTAAAATGAGTCAGAGGAAAACTACTTGCAGTTTGGATTTTGATGAAGCGGTGCGTGCTGGTTTCATCAATGAATATGGACAGTTGGTGGGTAAATTTTGCGAATTGGATGAACAGATGTGTTTGGGCTTGACTGATGAAAATTTTGCGGCTAGTTGA
- the LOC141598918 gene encoding uncharacterized protein LOC141598918, with protein sequence MKKFRVFCTDPDATDSSSDEENDTVPRPAKRKRFIREVNVGGDPPEKRPAPVVVPAKEKKKYPGVRMRKWGKFASEIRHPLTGVRIWLGTFNTAEEAYDCYYMKKLEFDAYRNLHRLANNRPSVVAANCHHARIDGKLGEFGGDNAGIESKLGEFTSKNGENASKLGEIGGNGGESGEFGGDNAGIESKLGEFPTKNGENASKLGEIGGNDGEFGGDNAGNESKLGEFPTKNGENASKLGGFGGNNGKLSEFGGNNDGNDGKVGEFGGDDGGGVGGMDVGKVVVEGGGGVEKIKSGKWVARINYPDSSGRIWMGMFGTMEEAVVAYEKKKVEFEERFKSKESENGNGGCKTRVRDSKRKSCGCCGSEEGEMVGDEEGEFEGKEERKVPRGVREKRWGEWEARVWHPKRKTCVSLGNFNSPEEAGLAVRRKRRQFEKMYGYKLKVGSMDECCKEELTRGVRKIESGKWVARIKHPKKKGVIRLGTYSTPEAAARAFKKKEAEFKERYMGKGRVGERVGFVDRDIVLGLAAPSLSDQKKPLKYKVANFDSNGAPNSEEMPEDGVLPDGITMTKSGRYGVRVTHPTTGDKTWMGSYLSFREAMRAFNRKKADFEKKCNSKKKAKLYSEPIVPEKALDTTGCYYSPTSVLDTEYSSHSTASDDPNDTMVDVSINPNYEPGNVSPNPIKGPLISAKSKFDEAVRLGTINEYGQLLGEFSFIDETIWFGM encoded by the coding sequence CggcgaaggagaagaagaagtatCCGGGTGTACGGATGAGGAAGTGGGGTAAATTTGCTTCGGAAATTCGTCATCCGCTTACTGGGGTAAGAATTTGGTTAGGTACTTTTAATACTGCTGAAGAAGCTTATGATTGTTATTATATGAAGAAACTTGAATTCGATGCGTATCGTAATTTGCATAGATTAGCTAATAATCGTCCTTCTGTTGTTGCTGCTAATTGTCATCATGCTAGAATTGATGGTAAATTAGGTGAATTTGGGGGTGATAATGCTGGAATTGAGAGTAAATTGGGTGAATTTACGAGTAAGAATGGTGAAAATGCGAGTAAATTAGGTGAAATTGGGGGTAATGGTGGTGAATCAGGTGAATTTGGAGGTGATAATGCTGGAATTGAGAGTAAATTAGGTGAATTTCCGACTAAGAATGGTGAAAATGCGAGTAAATTAGGTGAAATTGGGGGTAATGATGGTGAATTTGGAGGTGATAATGCTGGAAATGAGAGTAAGTTAGGTGAATTTCCGACTAAGAATGGTGAAAATGCGAGTAAATTAGGTGGATTTGGGGGTAATAATGGTAAATTAAGTGAATTTGGGGGGAATAATGATGGTAATGATGGTAAAGTAGGTGAATTTGGGGGTGATGATGGTGGTGGGGTAGGAGGAATGGATGTGGGGAAGGTGGTGGTAGAAGGAGGTGGTGGGGTGGAGAAGATAAAGTCAGGGAAGTGGGTGGCAAGGATTAATTATCCGGATTCGAGTGGGAGGATATGGATGGGGATGTTTGGGACGATGGAGGAGGCGGTGGTGGCTTATGAGAAAAAGAAGGTTGAGTTTGAGGAGAGGTTTAAGAGTAAGGAGAGTGAGAATGGGAATGGAGGTTGCAAAACTAGGGTTAGGGATTCGAAGCGTAAGTCGTGTGGGTGTTGTGGTTCTGAGGAGGGTGAGATGGTTGGTGATGAGGAGGGTGAGTTTGAGGGTAAGGAGGAGAGGAAGGTTCCTAGGGGTGTTAGGGAGAAGAGGTGGGGAGAGTGGGAGGCGAGGGTTTGGCATCCGAAGCGTAAGACTTGTGTTTCACTGGGGAATTTTAATAGTCCCGAGGAGGCTGGACTTGCTGTTAGGAGGAAAAGGCGTCAGTTTGAGAAGATGTATGGGTATAAGTTGAAGGTTGGAAGTATGGATGAGTGCTGTAAAGAGGAGTTGACTCGTGGTGTACGGAAGATTGAATCGGGGAAATGGGTTGCTAGGATTAAGCATCCGAAAAAGAAGGGTGTGATTAGGTTGGGAACATACAGTACACCAGAAGCAGCTGCTAGGGCTTTTAAGAAGAAAGAAGCGGAGTTTAAGGAAAGGTATATGGGTAAGGGGAGGGTGGGTGAGAGAGTTGGGTTTGTTGATAGAGATATTGTTCTCGGGTTGGCAGCGCCTAGTTTGTCTGATCAGAAAAAACCTTTGAAATATAAGGTGGCTAATTTCGACTCAAATGGAGCGCCAAACAGTGAAGAAATGCCCGAAGATGGAGTTTTGCCTGATGGTATCACAATGACAAAATCAGGCAGATATGGTGTTCGTGTTACTCACCCGACTACTGGGGATAAAACTTGGATGGGTTCTTACCTAAGCTTTAGAGAGGCCATGCGCGCCTTCAATCGGAAAAAGGCAGATTTTGAGAAGAAGTGTAACTCTAAGAAGAAGGCCAAGCTTTATTCTGAACCTATTGTTCCTGAAAAGGCGCTTGATACTACAGGTTGTTATTATTCTCCAACTTCAGTGTTGGATACCGAATATTCTAGCCACAGCACCGCCAGTGATGACCCAAATGACACTATGGTTGATGTTTCAATTAACCCGAATTATGAGCCGGGTAATGTGTCTCCCAATCCAATCAAAGGTCCACTGATTTCTGCGAAGTCTAAGTTCGACGAAGCAGTTAGGTTGGGGACAATCAATGAATATGGGCAGTTACTGGGCGAGTTTAGCTTCATAGATGAAACTATATGGTTCGGGATGTGA